From the Gemmatimonadaceae bacterium genome, one window contains:
- a CDS encoding cytochrome P450, whose amino-acid sequence MQAWEHHPRQITHDGCGLGKVIRARGSTTDSLPGVKSAAMPVPVSLPRFAASRQRRGSVYPPGPRARYPGQFLVEVARNPLGMMMAMAAEYGDMAHFRVGPQHLFLFNHPDLIRDVLVTRQKNFHKSRGLERAKKLLGTGLLTSEGDFHLRQRRLAQPAFHRQRIAGYAMTMTEHANRMQSTWNDGQTLDIHHEMMKLTLGIVSKTLFDADVDDEENEIGEALTTAFESFNLAMLPFTEYIEKLPFPAVRRFNAARARLDSTIYGMIDERRRTGEDRGDLLSMLLMATDAEGDGGRMSDSQLRDEALTIFLAGHETTANALTWTWYLLSQHPGIEARLHAEVDGVLAGRNPAYDDLASLPYTRMVITESMRLYPPAWAIGRRALESFEVRGFTVPKKSVILMSQYIMHRDPRYFPDPERFDPMRWSAEAQGDRPKFAYFPFGGGTRVCIGEQFAWMEEILLVASIAQRWRIRLVEGHPVDVQPLITLRPRHRMRMTLERRERGMQ is encoded by the coding sequence ATGCAGGCCTGGGAACATCATCCGCGCCAGATAACTCATGACGGATGCGGGCTTGGGAAAGTCATCCGCGCCAGAGGATCTACGACCGATTCACTCCCTGGTGTAAAGAGCGCAGCGATGCCGGTGCCGGTCAGCCTTCCCAGGTTCGCGGCCTCTCGCCAGCGGCGCGGCAGTGTGTATCCGCCGGGACCCCGCGCGCGCTATCCGGGTCAGTTTCTTGTCGAGGTAGCGCGCAACCCGCTCGGGATGATGATGGCCATGGCCGCCGAATACGGGGACATGGCGCATTTCCGCGTGGGACCGCAGCATCTGTTTCTGTTCAACCATCCCGATCTCATCCGCGACGTCCTGGTTACGAGACAGAAGAATTTCCACAAGAGCCGCGGCCTCGAACGCGCGAAGAAATTGCTGGGCACCGGTCTCCTCACCAGTGAAGGCGATTTTCATCTCAGGCAACGCAGGCTCGCCCAGCCGGCTTTTCACCGGCAGCGCATAGCGGGCTATGCGATGACAATGACGGAACACGCCAACCGCATGCAGTCCACGTGGAACGATGGCCAGACACTCGACATTCATCACGAGATGATGAAGTTGACCCTCGGCATCGTCAGCAAGACATTGTTCGACGCCGACGTCGACGACGAGGAAAACGAGATCGGAGAGGCATTGACGACTGCGTTCGAGTCGTTCAATCTGGCCATGCTTCCATTCACCGAATACATCGAGAAGCTGCCGTTCCCGGCTGTCCGCAGGTTCAACGCCGCCCGGGCGCGGCTCGACAGCACCATCTATGGAATGATCGATGAGCGCCGCCGGACTGGTGAAGACCGTGGTGATTTGCTGTCGATGCTGCTGATGGCAACTGATGCAGAGGGTGATGGCGGAAGGATGAGCGATTCGCAGTTACGCGACGAGGCGCTGACGATATTCCTTGCCGGCCATGAAACCACCGCCAATGCGTTGACGTGGACCTGGTACCTGCTCTCGCAGCACCCCGGCATCGAAGCGCGTCTGCACGCGGAGGTCGATGGCGTGCTGGCCGGGCGGAACCCGGCGTACGATGATCTGGCGTCATTGCCCTACACGCGGATGGTGATCACCGAGTCGATGCGGTTGTATCCGCCGGCGTGGGCGATAGGACGGCGGGCACTCGAGTCGTTCGAGGTACGGGGATTCACGGTGCCGAAGAAATCAGTGATTCTGATGAGCCAGTACATCATGCATCGCGATCCGCGTTACTTCCCCGATCCGGAGCGATTCGATCCAATGCGCTGGTCCGCCGAAGCGCAGGGCGATCGTCCGAAGTTCGCGTATTTCCCCTTCGGCGGTGGGACGCGAGTGTGCATTGGCGAGCAGTTCGCGTGGATGGAGGAAATTCTGCTCGTAGCGTCAATTGCGCAGCGTTGGCGCATACGTCTTGTAGAAGGGCATCCGGTGGATGTCCAGCCGCTCATCACGTTGAGGCCACGCCATCGAATGCGGATGACGCTCGAGCGGCGCGAGCGCGGCATGCAGTGA
- a CDS encoding prolyl oligopeptidase family serine peptidase, whose amino-acid sequence MLRSLALAATIAAVLCSHATAAAQSTYQLPPAAMTQILDAASAPVATVSSNRKWLLTSISDPRSITIADMAEPALFLAGRKISPVASSKIENIGMRSAMLQSIDGTVSRALKIPAGGRIGSAVWSPIGASLAYTTIANRRMSLRMHDAATGSDREYSATGGRIQDLNWSRDGKHLAFTVTTPAGVALWVSNAAGTNVSRLTPPAINHVNGGCTWMGASPRLLCRMNIANRGAQPRESDVPAGPLVQESYGRNAPSRTYGYLLASPHDEALFDYHFTNQLAVVGIDGNVSRIGKPGVYVSAQPSPSGEYILVQKVNRPYSYQMPLGSFPLSTEVWTTAGTMVKQVSKTDIPEEAPSARDAVLPGIRNVSWRSDAPATLVYAEALDKGDPKMKVDKRDRVSLLAAPFTGKPLTLGETEYRYAGVTWATPTVALLNERLSRTGRLRTWVIDPSLSGGTSRVLWNRSVEDRYADPGTLVTVRDASGREVPLRSSDGRWVYLRGAGASVEGDRPFLDRIDVVTGKTERLWQSAAPYYEQVIHISDNDAGRIITQRESPTEPPNYFLRDIRTGTATQITKLGDPAPYFANVKSELIRYKRADGVELSATLYLPPGYDKSKGPLPFYFWAYPREFLSADAASQVTGSRYQYRRPARQTHLLLLTQGYGILDGPTMPIVAMNGKEPNDTYIEQLVASAKAAIDKIVDMGVGDRNRVAVGGHSYGAFMTANLLAHSNLFRTGIAESGAYNRTLTPFGFQAEPRTYWEAQDIYAKMSPFNYAHQINEPVLLIHGQRDDNSGTFPIQSERLYAAIKGNGGSVRYVQLPLEPHGYTARETTRHVAWETITWLDKHLKNAKGGERASQ is encoded by the coding sequence ATGCTCCGATCCCTCGCCCTTGCCGCAACAATCGCGGCCGTTCTGTGCTCGCATGCCACCGCCGCCGCACAATCCACTTACCAGCTGCCACCCGCGGCGATGACGCAGATACTGGATGCGGCGTCCGCACCTGTGGCTACCGTGAGCTCCAACAGGAAATGGCTGCTGACGAGCATCAGCGATCCCCGCAGCATCACCATCGCCGATATGGCTGAGCCCGCTCTCTTTCTCGCGGGCAGAAAGATAAGTCCTGTCGCCTCGAGCAAGATCGAGAACATCGGCATGCGATCGGCAATGCTGCAGAGCATCGATGGAACCGTGTCGCGCGCATTGAAGATTCCTGCTGGAGGCAGGATAGGCTCGGCGGTGTGGTCGCCGATCGGAGCTTCGCTCGCTTACACAACGATCGCCAACCGGAGGATGTCGCTCCGAATGCACGATGCCGCCACCGGAAGCGATCGTGAGTACTCGGCTACCGGCGGCAGAATTCAGGACCTCAACTGGTCCCGTGACGGAAAGCATCTCGCTTTCACTGTCACGACTCCGGCCGGCGTGGCGCTATGGGTGTCGAACGCAGCCGGCACAAACGTGTCCCGGCTGACGCCGCCGGCGATCAACCATGTGAACGGAGGCTGTACATGGATGGGAGCGAGTCCTCGCCTTCTCTGCCGCATGAACATTGCCAACCGCGGCGCACAGCCCAGGGAAAGCGACGTTCCAGCAGGTCCGCTTGTCCAGGAATCGTACGGCCGAAACGCGCCGTCCAGGACGTACGGGTACCTGCTCGCGAGTCCGCATGACGAGGCGTTGTTCGATTATCACTTCACCAACCAGCTTGCCGTTGTAGGGATTGACGGAAACGTTTCGCGGATTGGGAAACCAGGCGTGTACGTCAGCGCGCAGCCGTCGCCATCAGGCGAATACATTCTCGTCCAGAAAGTGAACCGACCGTATTCGTACCAGATGCCACTCGGCAGCTTTCCATTGTCCACCGAAGTCTGGACCACGGCCGGCACGATGGTAAAGCAGGTATCGAAGACCGATATCCCCGAAGAAGCGCCGAGTGCCCGGGATGCGGTGTTGCCCGGTATCCGGAATGTGAGCTGGCGTTCGGACGCGCCCGCCACGCTCGTGTACGCGGAAGCGCTCGACAAGGGCGATCCAAAGATGAAAGTCGACAAACGTGACCGTGTGTCGCTGCTTGCTGCCCCGTTCACCGGGAAGCCGCTGACGCTGGGTGAGACTGAGTACCGCTATGCAGGAGTCACGTGGGCGACACCGACTGTCGCGCTGCTGAACGAGCGCCTGTCGCGTACCGGACGGTTGCGTACATGGGTGATCGATCCGTCGCTGTCCGGCGGGACGAGCCGCGTCCTGTGGAACAGAAGCGTCGAAGACCGTTACGCTGATCCGGGTACCCTGGTCACGGTGCGCGATGCGAGCGGTCGCGAGGTTCCGCTGAGGTCGAGCGACGGACGCTGGGTATATCTGCGCGGGGCTGGCGCATCCGTCGAGGGCGACCGGCCCTTCCTCGACCGCATCGATGTCGTCACCGGCAAGACCGAGCGATTATGGCAGTCGGCTGCGCCATACTACGAGCAGGTGATCCACATTTCGGATAACGATGCCGGCAGGATCATCACCCAGCGAGAATCCCCAACCGAGCCGCCCAATTATTTCCTGCGCGACATTCGCACGGGTACGGCGACCCAGATCACGAAGCTCGGTGATCCCGCCCCATACTTTGCGAACGTGAAGAGCGAGCTCATCCGATATAAGCGCGCTGATGGTGTCGAGCTTTCAGCGACTCTCTATCTGCCGCCGGGCTACGACAAATCGAAAGGTCCGTTGCCGTTCTACTTCTGGGCGTATCCGCGTGAGTTCCTGTCGGCCGATGCGGCATCTCAGGTTACCGGCTCCCGCTACCAGTACAGGCGCCCCGCGCGTCAGACGCATCTGCTGCTGCTCACCCAGGGCTATGGCATCCTCGACGGGCCGACCATGCCGATTGTCGCGATGAACGGGAAGGAGCCGAACGACACGTATATCGAGCAGCTCGTCGCCAGCGCCAAGGCCGCCATCGACAAGATTGTGGACATGGGAGTGGGCGACCGCAATCGCGTGGCGGTGGGTGGCCACTCGTACGGCGCGTTCATGACTGCCAACCTGCTGGCTCACTCGAATCTGTTCCGTACCGGAATTGCCGAGAGCGGCGCGTACAACAGGACGCTCACGCCGTTCGGATTTCAGGCAGAGCCGCGCACATACTGGGAGGCGCAGGACATTTACGCGAAGATGTCGCCATTCAATTACGCGCATCAGATAAACGAGCCGGTGTTGCTGATCCACGGCCAGCGCGACGACAACTCGGGGACGTTCCCGATTCAGTCAGAGCGGCTGTATGCTGCCATCAAGGGTAACGGCGGAAGCGTGCGCTACGTTCAGCTGCCGCTCGAGCCACACGGATACACAGCGCGGGAGACCACCCGGCACGTGGCGTGGGAGACCATTACCTGGCTTGACAAGCATCTCAAGAATGCCAAAGGCGGGGAGAGAGCGTCGCAATAG
- a CDS encoding alanine racemase, whose product MRLDELPTPCLVLDRIVLEKNLEAMRAVAQRHGVSLRPHLKTAKSVKIARLAFGDETGPITVSTLAEAEYFGGQGFGDITLAAGITPQKLGRAAALVETGVSLSVLTDDVAVAKSIGSHISGLRALIEIDSGEGRGGVAADSDALLEIGRALGKRLAGVLTHGGHSYACRTADCAADVAEQERRTVTRAADVLREAGLSCEMVSIGSTPSVTHARALDGVTEVRPGVYMFGDLFQAEIGSCTREDIALTVLASVIGRRESENRILIDAGSLALSKDRSTAATDHDAGFGIVWGIDCEPVYGECRIERAYQEHGVATGDTSLPFEKIPVGTKVRVAPNHACLTAAAYDRYYVVEGGDEVVAIWDRINGW is encoded by the coding sequence ATGCGTCTGGATGAGCTGCCGACGCCCTGCCTGGTGCTTGACCGCATTGTCCTCGAAAAAAATCTCGAGGCAATGCGGGCTGTTGCGCAGCGCCACGGCGTGTCGCTTCGTCCGCACCTCAAGACGGCGAAATCGGTTAAAATCGCCCGCCTCGCTTTTGGCGATGAGACGGGGCCCATCACCGTTTCAACGCTGGCAGAAGCCGAATATTTCGGGGGTCAGGGGTTTGGCGATATAACGCTCGCGGCGGGGATTACACCTCAGAAGCTCGGCCGCGCAGCGGCACTCGTAGAGACCGGCGTGAGCCTCAGCGTCCTCACGGATGACGTCGCGGTGGCAAAATCCATTGGGTCCCATATATCGGGGCTGCGGGCGCTGATCGAGATCGACAGCGGTGAGGGCAGAGGGGGAGTGGCTGCTGATAGCGATGCGCTGCTTGAAATCGGACGTGCACTAGGGAAGCGGCTTGCGGGCGTGTTGACCCATGGAGGACACTCGTATGCCTGCCGAACAGCAGATTGTGCCGCAGATGTGGCGGAGCAGGAGCGGCGGACGGTGACGCGGGCCGCCGACGTTTTGCGTGAGGCGGGATTATCATGCGAGATGGTTTCGATTGGATCTACGCCAAGCGTCACGCATGCGCGAGCGCTCGACGGCGTGACTGAAGTGCGGCCCGGCGTGTACATGTTTGGCGATCTTTTTCAGGCTGAGATCGGGTCGTGCACGCGCGAGGACATAGCGCTGACGGTGCTTGCGTCGGTGATCGGGCGGAGAGAGAGCGAGAACCGGATTCTCATCGACGCGGGCTCGCTTGCCTTGTCGAAGGACAGGAGCACTGCGGCAACGGATCACGACGCAGGGTTTGGAATTGTGTGGGGTATCGATTGCGAACCGGTATACGGGGAATGCAGGATCGAACGCGCATACCAGGAGCACGGTGTCGCAACGGGGGACACGTCTCTGCCATTCGAAAAAATTCCGGTTGGCACAAAGGTGCGCGTTGCGCCAAACCATGCCTGTCTGACCGCGGCCGCGTATGACCGGTACTACGTTGTGGAGGGCGGGGACGAGGTGGTCGCGATCTGGGATCGGATCAACGGCTGGTAA
- a CDS encoding NAD-dependent succinate-semialdehyde dehydrogenase, whose protein sequence is MPIATMNPATGETLRTFDPLTKAEVDVRLERAARAFAEHRSTSFAERAAAMNRAAGILESEKTELGRLMTLEMGKPISAAIAEAEKCASGCRYYADNAAAFLADLQFPVEKGESRVMFQPVGVLLAVMPWNFPLWQVFRFAAPALMAGNVGLLKHSSNVPQCALAIEDIIRRAGFGDGVFQTLLVGSDAVERIIADSRVAAVTLTGSEAAGRSVAATAGQHLKKTVLELGGSDPFIVMPSADIDAAVTTAVKARMINNGQSCIAAKRFIVHEEIYDRFLRSFVDGVRSIRVGDPTDEATELGPLATASIRDDIAAQVEKSIAMGAQLLCGGRNIDGPGFYFQPTVLADIPDESPAAIEELFGPVASVWKAANTSDAIRIANRTSFGLGASVWTNDTGEREQFIHDLESGMVFVNGMVASEPGLPFGGVKNSGYGRELGEFGIREFVNIKSVKITRIEA, encoded by the coding sequence TTGCCAATCGCAACGATGAACCCCGCGACCGGGGAGACGCTCAGGACCTTTGATCCGCTCACCAAAGCCGAGGTGGATGTTCGCCTCGAACGGGCCGCGCGTGCGTTTGCTGAACATCGCTCGACATCATTTGCCGAGCGAGCCGCAGCGATGAACCGGGCTGCCGGGATCCTCGAGTCTGAAAAGACTGAACTCGGCCGCCTGATGACCCTGGAGATGGGCAAGCCGATCTCCGCAGCGATTGCCGAGGCGGAAAAATGCGCATCCGGTTGTCGGTACTATGCGGATAACGCGGCCGCATTTCTCGCGGACCTGCAGTTCCCCGTGGAGAAAGGCGAGAGCCGGGTCATGTTTCAACCCGTCGGTGTCCTGCTGGCAGTCATGCCCTGGAATTTTCCGCTTTGGCAGGTATTCCGGTTCGCCGCTCCCGCGCTGATGGCTGGCAATGTGGGCCTGTTGAAGCATTCCTCGAACGTCCCGCAGTGCGCGCTCGCAATCGAAGACATCATCCGCAGGGCAGGATTTGGCGACGGAGTGTTTCAGACGTTGCTGGTGGGATCCGACGCCGTCGAGCGGATTATCGCAGATTCTCGCGTTGCCGCAGTTACCCTCACCGGCAGCGAAGCAGCCGGACGGTCAGTCGCTGCGACTGCGGGTCAGCACTTGAAAAAAACTGTTCTCGAGCTCGGCGGGAGCGACCCGTTCATCGTGATGCCGAGCGCGGATATCGACGCGGCGGTCACCACTGCCGTCAAGGCGCGAATGATTAACAACGGACAATCGTGCATTGCCGCGAAGCGCTTCATCGTGCACGAGGAAATCTACGATCGTTTTCTCCGCAGTTTTGTTGACGGCGTTCGCTCAATCCGTGTTGGTGATCCAACGGACGAGGCGACCGAGCTTGGCCCGCTCGCGACTGCGAGTATCCGTGATGACATTGCTGCTCAAGTCGAGAAAAGCATTGCCATGGGCGCTCAGCTGCTGTGCGGCGGGAGGAATATCGACGGGCCGGGCTTCTACTTTCAGCCAACAGTTCTCGCCGACATTCCCGACGAAAGTCCAGCTGCCATCGAAGAGTTGTTCGGCCCGGTTGCCTCAGTCTGGAAAGCAGCGAATACCAGCGACGCAATCCGCATTGCCAATCGCACAAGCTTCGGACTCGGCGCGAGTGTATGGACCAATGACACTGGAGAACGCGAACAATTTATTCACGATCTCGAATCCGGCATGGTGTTCGTGAACGGGATGGTTGCATCTGAGCCGGGACTCCCCTTCGGCGGTGTGAAGAATTCTGGTTATGGCCGGGAGCTTGGCGAGTTCGGAATCCGTGAGTTCGTCAACATCAAGAGTGTGAAGATCACCAGAATTGAGGCATGA
- a CDS encoding outer membrane beta-barrel protein, whose amino-acid sequence MTRLVLPFAIAALAMSLTFATPADAQRRERGRNSERSVTIQGGAFIHDFYGDDARPMVAIRANWGLARWLLSEFGTFYTQPKDIRGAVDVMGVDLALQAQLPHSILRPYVGLGAGIHVTLEGGGGDRFAESSTQAMAGLRLRLTRGIGLRGEMRYRIDDQQRSPSAADNVEMTGGISWSW is encoded by the coding sequence ATGACAAGACTCGTACTCCCATTCGCAATCGCCGCACTCGCGATGTCGCTCACATTCGCAACGCCGGCAGATGCACAGCGCCGGGAACGCGGCCGCAATTCCGAGCGCTCCGTAACCATTCAGGGTGGTGCGTTCATTCACGACTTTTACGGTGACGATGCACGCCCCATGGTCGCTATTCGCGCAAACTGGGGTCTCGCTCGCTGGTTGCTGAGCGAGTTCGGGACGTTCTACACTCAACCCAAGGATATCCGCGGCGCCGTCGACGTGATGGGCGTCGACCTGGCCCTGCAGGCGCAACTTCCGCATTCCATACTCCGGCCCTACGTGGGGCTTGGTGCGGGCATTCACGTCACGCTCGAGGGTGGGGGCGGCGACCGGTTTGCAGAGAGTTCGACCCAGGCAATGGCTGGGCTCCGGCTGCGGCTAACGCGAGGAATCGGCCTGCGGGGCGAGATGCGGTACCGGATCGACGATCAGCAGCGCTCGCCAAGCGCGGCGGACAACGTCGAGATGACCGGGGGAATCAGCTGGAGCTGGTAG
- a CDS encoding DUF5118 domain-containing protein: MTRTSFLVASLASFSVLAGCARPKPQAPTPATTPRSTSPQTLPGGPAPGGGTPGDSSARPAANAPRPYARVITKDAKTRTGMFKTHLVGEKLYFEIPRKELNRDMLLVGRFTRATPAPGDFEGYGGDEFTERTLRWERSGNRVILRSTSFGIMADTTLAVTFTAPHRHDPVPEQVEAA; the protein is encoded by the coding sequence ATGACCAGAACATCGTTTCTCGTTGCATCCCTGGCGTCATTCTCTGTATTGGCCGGATGTGCGCGTCCCAAGCCTCAGGCCCCGACTCCGGCCACCACTCCCCGAAGCACTTCGCCGCAGACATTACCTGGCGGCCCTGCCCCCGGCGGCGGCACTCCCGGGGACAGCAGCGCCCGCCCGGCGGCCAATGCGCCCCGGCCGTACGCGAGGGTCATCACGAAAGACGCGAAAACCCGCACCGGCATGTTCAAGACTCACCTTGTGGGTGAGAAGCTGTACTTTGAGATCCCCCGCAAGGAACTCAACCGGGACATGCTGCTGGTTGGCAGATTCACACGCGCCACGCCAGCGCCAGGTGACTTCGAAGGGTACGGCGGAGACGAGTTCACCGAGCGTACCCTGAGATGGGAGCGATCGGGCAATCGCGTAATTCTTCGCAGCACATCGTTCGGCATCATGGCGGACACCACTTTGGCGGTCACATTCACGGCACCGCATCGACACGATCCTGTACCCGAACAAGTAGAAGCAGCGTAG